One window from the genome of Dyella sp. A6 encodes:
- a CDS encoding nuclear transport factor 2 family protein has translation MCPRPPIRIRSILAVALLCPATVMALPAAHPAQAALASVQGFLDAMARHDPAGMRAHVLPTGSMALMRHGKPVQLSLGDFIGRLKPDGHRVAEYIRHPLVRVDHDVAIVWAPYRFLLDGKLHHCGTDAFSMVRVDGHWLIASVADTSRATCAGG, from the coding sequence ATGTGCCCTCGTCCGCCCATCCGCATCCGATCGATCCTGGCCGTGGCCCTGCTGTGCCCGGCGACCGTGATGGCGCTGCCGGCCGCCCATCCGGCACAGGCCGCATTGGCCTCGGTACAAGGCTTTCTCGACGCGATGGCCCGGCATGATCCGGCCGGCATGCGCGCCCATGTGCTGCCGACCGGCAGCATGGCGCTGATGCGTCACGGCAAGCCGGTGCAACTGAGCCTGGGCGACTTCATCGGCCGACTCAAACCGGACGGCCACCGGGTCGCGGAATACATCCGGCACCCACTGGTACGGGTGGATCACGACGTGGCCATCGTGTGGGCACCCTACCGTTTCCTGCTCGACGGCAAACTGCACCACTGCGGTACCGACGCCTTCAGCATGGTGCGGGTGGACGGACACTGGCTGATCGCCTCGGTGGCCGATACCAGCCGGGCGACATGCGCGGGCGGCTGA
- a CDS encoding GNAT family N-acetyltransferase, whose product MPGTRVVSAAAGLVPVLETARLRLRGHRADDFEAFAAIWADADVVRYIGGKPSTPQESWMRLLRYPGMWALLGYGFWAIEDKASGRPIGEIGYADFKRAIEPPLEGMPEMGWVLASDVHGKGYAREALDAVLAWGQQHFGPHRAACIIEPDNAASVRLATGVGFRFVREVAYLDVQIHVFVRDAV is encoded by the coding sequence CGGCCTGGTGCCGGTGCTGGAAACCGCGCGGCTGCGTCTACGCGGCCATCGCGCCGACGATTTCGAAGCGTTTGCCGCGATCTGGGCCGACGCGGACGTGGTCCGTTACATCGGCGGCAAGCCCTCGACGCCGCAGGAGTCGTGGATGCGCCTTCTGCGCTATCCCGGCATGTGGGCGCTGCTCGGCTACGGCTTCTGGGCCATCGAGGACAAAGCCAGCGGACGCCCGATCGGCGAAATCGGCTATGCCGATTTCAAGCGCGCGATCGAACCGCCGCTGGAAGGCATGCCGGAGATGGGCTGGGTGCTGGCCAGCGACGTCCATGGCAAGGGCTACGCGCGCGAAGCGCTGGACGCGGTGCTGGCCTGGGGGCAGCAGCATTTCGGCCCGCATCGCGCCGCCTGCATCATCGAGCCGGACAACGCCGCCTCGGTCCGGCTGGCTACAGGCGTCGGCTTCCGCTTCGTGCGCGAGGTGGCCTACCTCGACGTGCAGATCCACGTGTTCGTGCGCGACGCTGTTTGA